aaacctacctaggtatactttcaacaacaacaaaaaaaaaaagataccaagagaacaatgatagcagtagtaaagttgtttaaaagtcaattctctgtctgaaccataaactgtccctttaacccttgcaaTTGGTTTATTGTCTCTAATGTAATATCTGTTTTATACTCCTATATATCACATATACCTCAAAATACAATATTGTTATTACTGAAACAAAACGAGGCATTTTACACAGCTGCTCACAGGGGCCCTACTCTAGGTTATTTTTCAGTGAGAAAATtacacattggggtatatttattaatgtgcgagcggacatgataagatatagcggatcatgttcgccgcacagcacatcgataaatgcagacagcatacgctctctgcatttatcattgcaccagcagttcttgtgaactgctggtgcaataccgccccctgcagatttgcggccaatcggccactagcagggggtgtcaatcaacccgattgggttgatttctgtccggcctcagagcagccggacaagttatggagcagcggtctttagtataTATCATgatgtataaaatataatacaaaaagtaaGTGTGAAAAAATgcacgttttttttaaattaaaaatgttaatgaaaaagaTAGTAAAGAAGTGTGTGTTTTAAAGCTCTATAATGAAAAGAAGGGTTTATTCACTTAGAAATAAGGGCctttatttatataactttgatctgcacgtAGGGCCGTCCTGGGTATAAGAAATTTGCCCTGGAAAAtgtaaagaccagccctattttctgttgagtcagtagaatgcgcaTGCCCTATTTTTCTCAAGCAATTACTGAGATACTCCTTTCCTTAATATATAAAAAGCTGCacttaaaacataaatacatttaaaaaaaaaataaaaaaaaataaaggtataGTTACCCTCATAAGATAACTATCTTATAAAGATTAAAAATCTATGAATTATATGGTTTgacaaaaaagggctttaacacggctaaatgtgtgtatgtatatacagtatttctatataatatatatgtgtgtacatattatgtatttacacacacatgcactaaaCACACTAGAATTACaaaatcaataaatatacaatgtaaaaacaCTTAGTTTGATTTGCACATGAGCAGtagatattttccttcccactgcatcatttgACGGCCATCATGGGTGATTATCATCATTTAGGAAACCTTATAAAAGCCCTGGTTTACCGGGGACTGCCAAGCTGTGCCAGATCCAACAGTTCCTGATTAGCACTTCTACTGTCTCTGGACATCATTTGATGCCATCCCAAGGTTTTACATCTCCACCATGCCCATATGTCCCTGACTCAGCCCAGTGGGGGTTATCCTGAGGGACAAAGGTTGCGAAAGAACTCTGATCTTCCATATTGCACTACTATTAGACTGAAAAGTAGGGTAACAATGACCCCTTCATGCCACTGTCCTTTTAGTGACTCCCCAGGATACCAtagccatgcccccccccccccccccaattacagAGGTCACCCTTAGAACTACTGCAACACCACCTTCACTCACCCTGACCTTGCCCACCACAAACTCCACCCTTATATCGAGTCTGGTAACCACCACTAACTCAGCCACTAGCCTCCCAATCCAAGATATACTCCAGAAAATGTGGAGAGCTGTGTGCGTCTATTAACCCCTCCAGGACAgggcaagagtttttttttttttttttttttttttttaacaatcagaACAAAGTTCTGACGTAAACATTAAGAGGAAACAGAACATAACAGATCACGTCATTTCAATGCtgggattggatcctgggggactgcctatgaTTCTAGGCACATCCCCCAGTTGGATGTTTCCTTTTATGAAAGGACGCTAAAAAGTTAgggcgttccatgccgtcctaagagGAGTTAAAGCTCAGtactggcatggaatgtcctaagggCGTGAAGAGGTTAAACAATATGCTCTTTATGTCAAAGTTCTCTCATATTATTGAATGATTGCACAATCAATACAATATCCCCAATTCTAGgcagtttaaatgttagtttattgGATACTCACAGCAGCTAAACGGTTTCCAAGAGACTCCAGAACTTCCTCATAATTACAGTTTTCCACATAACATTCTTCATGTAAAGAgcgttttcttttaatttttcccaaaaacTGTGATGCCGTAGACTTCTCCATAGACGctgaaattagatatacaatacttttactaatacaaaaattaaaatgacaaaagcATGGAGGGTAAATCCCATACTTggatgcatgattaaagggacactgaacccaatttttttcttttgtgattcagatagaacatgacattttaagcaattttctaatttactcctattagcaaattctcttggtatctttatttgaaatgcaagaatgtaagtttagatgccggcccatttttggggaacaacctgggttgttcttgctgattggtggattaatttaaccgaccaataaacaatgctgtccagagtactgaaccaaagaatagcttagatgccttatttttcaaataaagatagtaagagaacaaagaaaattgataatttgagtaaattagaaaattgcatgctctatctgaatcacaaaagaacaaatttgggttcagtgtccctttaatcatagaatATTCTATTAAACAGATACATAAATTACATCATGATAATCTCAGTTGCTTTTAATCTTAAAAGTATACAAATTCTcaacaaatcaaaataaaaaaaaatacatgaaacccaacaactttctaatttacttctattacattctctttgttcttttggtttattttgttCAAAGGTAGGAAtttaagggacagttcaccccaaaatgttctcccatttaaattgttcccaatgatccattttacctgctggagtgaactaaattgtttacacatagctcctttacccctattttgcctttgaaatagccgatttagcttgtggtttcccaaacctatactgaaagttttgatactggtctcagctattgaatagcctaagtaaacacagcctgcagaagaaatgacactcctagtggggtgcaggatggttaaagggtcactgtaagtaaatattttctatgcctgttactaaccaactaccccaaatacgctttttatcaatagcatttcattaacatatctctaccgtatatcagaaatcttgtctgcaaatttaattgttttccaaacccactccttgggtatcctttgctctgtaccaatccgtttacaatacttaGGTTTCAAGATAGCggtttaaacacaatttcattggtttaaatattttgaacacgcagtgctgaaaatagtgggcaggataacgtgacatcatcggcgaataaaaaaaagatataacttttataacgttatgaaacttcgtttgagaaaatataggtcagtaggttttaattaatgtttattaactttaatatgttagttgtttggcttaaaaattataacagaaagtaatcctttaagtaataaaatggtaattttccattgttctctctatgtattgagctttagttttccagacagatataagataaggaagcaagtgtgtgtacacaaagtgataacataatgagatctgatattacctgcatgCTAAACCCATTGTAATAGGACTTACTAAACtgaatgaactagcactgtctaactgtgaaaaactttctaaatgctctgagctaagaggcggttttcaaatcAGTTTGAgaatacctaggtttggcttttcaaaaataccaccaagggaacaaagcagatttgataaaaaagtcaatgggaagttgtttaaaattgcatgccctatctgaatcatgaaagtttaattttgactagactgtccctttaacagtgagtaTGTTACATTGCAACATTTGGAGAATTAAccaccagctgcagtgtataaaatgtatgagaaattgcaattTCAGGTTTGTgtgtatgaagtagctggttttgtgcttttaaaccacatcctttaacaatgggttgagcttcaggtaatatcagatctcattatgttatcactttgtgtacacacacttgcttccttatcttatatctgtctggaaaactaaagctcaatacatagagagaacaatggaaaattaccattttattaactatcctgcaccccactaggaGTGTCATTTATTCTgcaggctgtgtttacttaggctattcaatagctatcaaaactttcagtataggtttgggaaaccacaagctaaatcagctatttcaaaggccaaaataggggtagaggagctatgtgtaaacaatttagtacactccagcaggtaaaat
The nucleotide sequence above comes from Bombina bombina isolate aBomBom1 chromosome 7, aBomBom1.pri, whole genome shotgun sequence. Encoded proteins:
- the LOC128666382 gene encoding uncharacterized protein LOC128666382 isoform X2, which codes for MEKKLLFVLGICILVILCSNTGKASMEKSTASQFLGKIKRKRSLHEECYVENCNYEEVLESLGNRLAADAYWNQKNGK